In Chanodichthys erythropterus isolate Z2021 chromosome 11, ASM2448905v1, whole genome shotgun sequence, a single window of DNA contains:
- the hacd4 gene encoding very-long-chain (3R)-3-hydroxyacyl-CoA dehydratase 4, with amino-acid sequence MRFSLSLTYLFSYNLLQFCGHTWIFANMTARFLSFGEDAQAGTFYFVGVMMGVCQLLSLLELFHIADGFEECRLFPRFMQVMERNVLLFLLISLEEFQSKPIVCVQFYLWNILGLLRYPHELICLSGTPYFKMLWLHQTLSVPVYLLSAVTEGISIVHMLPCWSESEGTDSVQLKVPSSLYIYSPFMLVAWLLLLVLGSSLTLLLLLKERKEILASWNNKLKKD; translated from the exons ATGAG GTTTAGCCTCAGTCTCACATACCTCTTCTCATACAACTTGCTTCAGTTCTGTGGACACACATGGATTTTCGCGAACATGACAGCAAGATTTCTCTCTTTTGGGGAAG ATGCCCAGGCTGGCACCTTCTATTTTGTAGGTGTTATGATGGGGGTTTGTCAGCTTCTGTCTTTGTTAGAACTGTTTCACATAGCCGATGGTTTTGAGGAGTGCAGACTTTTCCCTCGCTTTATGCAG GTGATGGAGAGAAATGTCCTTCTGTTTCTCCTCATCAGTCTAGAAGAGTTTCAGAGTAAACCAATCGTGTGTGTGCAGTTTTATCTGTGGAATATACTGGGCCTTCTGAG GTATCCACATGAGTTAATTTGCCTTTCAGGCAcaccatattttaaaatgctatGGTTGCATCAAACTCTGTCCGTTCCAGTTTACTTGCTGTCTGCTGTCACAGAAG GAATAAGCATTGTACATATGTTGCCATGCTGGTCTGAGTCTGAAGGAACAGATTCAGTTCAACTTAAAGTACCTTCATCACTGTACATTTATTCCCCATTTATGCTTGTGGCTTGGTTACTACTTCTCGTATTAG GATCCAGTTTAACATTACTACTCTTGCTGAAGGAAAGGAAGGAGATTCTGGCCAGCTGGAATAATAAACTGAAGAAAGACTAA